From a region of the Tenggerimyces flavus genome:
- a CDS encoding ABC transporter ATP-binding protein, translating into MLFRLLRDSLRPYGRALTIIVVLQLIQTLATLYLPTLNADIIDRGVVTGDVPYIMRIGGVMLAISLVQIVCLVGAVYFGARTAMGVGRDLRGAVFARVQEFSTREVGRFGAPSLITRTTNDVQQVQMLTLMAFTLMVSAPIMGVGGIILALQQDVPLSSILLVVVPVLGIAVGLLITRMRPLFRSMQDRIDQINRVLREQITGVRVIRAFVRDEREQERFGEVSTDLLDVSLKVGRLMSAMFPIVMLVMNVSSVAVMWFGAQRIDSGAMQIGALTAFLSYLMQILMAVMMATFMFVMVPRAEVSAERIAEVLDTDSSVVPPTTPVSAGGVHGHLELREVDFGYPGAEEPVLCGINLVARPGEITAVIGSTGSGKTTLINLIPRLFDATGGTVLVDGVDVRELDPDMLNQAVGLVPQRPYLFSGTVASNLRYGNEDATEEELWNALDIAQARDFVERMEGQLEAPIAQGGTNVSGGQRQRLAIARALVRRPEIYLFDDSFSALDYATDAALRAALTREIADATVVIVAQRVSTIRHADRIVVLDEGRVVATGTHRELMESDETYREIVLSQLTEQEAA; encoded by the coding sequence GTGTTGTTCCGATTGTTGCGCGACTCCCTGCGCCCGTACGGCCGCGCCCTCACGATCATCGTGGTGCTGCAGCTGATCCAGACCCTGGCCACGCTCTACCTGCCCACCCTCAACGCCGACATCATCGACAGGGGCGTCGTCACCGGCGACGTCCCGTACATCATGCGGATCGGCGGCGTCATGCTCGCCATCTCGCTGGTGCAGATCGTCTGCCTCGTCGGCGCGGTCTACTTCGGTGCCCGGACCGCGATGGGTGTGGGCCGCGACCTCCGCGGCGCGGTGTTCGCCCGCGTACAGGAGTTCTCCACCCGCGAGGTCGGCCGCTTCGGCGCGCCGTCGTTGATCACGCGGACCACGAACGACGTGCAGCAGGTCCAGATGCTCACGCTGATGGCGTTCACGCTGATGGTGTCGGCGCCGATCATGGGCGTGGGCGGCATCATCCTGGCACTGCAGCAGGACGTTCCCCTCTCCTCGATCCTGCTCGTCGTCGTGCCCGTCCTGGGCATCGCGGTCGGGCTGCTGATCACGCGCATGCGCCCGCTGTTCCGGAGCATGCAGGACCGCATCGACCAGATCAACCGCGTGCTGCGCGAGCAGATCACCGGCGTTCGCGTGATCCGCGCGTTCGTCCGGGACGAGCGGGAGCAGGAGCGGTTCGGCGAGGTCAGCACCGACCTCCTCGACGTCTCGCTGAAGGTCGGCCGGCTGATGTCGGCGATGTTCCCGATCGTGATGCTGGTGATGAACGTGTCCAGCGTCGCGGTGATGTGGTTCGGTGCCCAGCGGATCGACAGCGGCGCGATGCAGATCGGCGCGCTGACGGCGTTCCTCTCCTACCTGATGCAGATCCTGATGGCCGTGATGATGGCGACGTTCATGTTCGTCATGGTCCCGCGTGCCGAGGTCAGCGCCGAACGCATCGCCGAGGTGCTCGACACCGACTCGAGCGTCGTGCCGCCGACCACGCCGGTCAGCGCGGGCGGCGTGCACGGGCACCTCGAGCTACGGGAAGTCGACTTCGGTTATCCCGGCGCGGAGGAGCCGGTGCTCTGCGGCATCAACCTGGTCGCGAGACCGGGCGAGATCACCGCGGTGATCGGGAGTACGGGCAGCGGCAAGACCACGTTGATCAACCTGATCCCACGGCTGTTCGACGCGACCGGCGGCACCGTTCTCGTCGACGGCGTCGACGTCCGCGAGCTCGACCCGGACATGCTGAACCAGGCCGTGGGTCTGGTTCCGCAGCGCCCGTACCTGTTCTCCGGAACGGTGGCGTCCAACCTGCGTTACGGAAACGAGGACGCGACCGAGGAGGAACTCTGGAACGCGCTCGACATCGCGCAGGCGCGCGACTTCGTCGAGCGCATGGAGGGCCAGCTCGAGGCGCCGATCGCGCAGGGCGGCACGAACGTGTCCGGTGGCCAGCGGCAGCGCCTCGCGATCGCGCGGGCGCTGGTACGGCGACCGGAGATCTACCTGTTCGACGACTCGTTCTCCGCGCTGGACTACGCGACGGACGCGGCGCTTCGGGCAGCTCTCACCCGGGAGATCGCGGACGCGACGGTCGTGATCGTCGCGCAGCGCGTGAGCACGATCCGGCACGCCGACCGGATCGTCGTTCTGGATGAGGGACGGGTCGTGGCGACCGGGACACACCGCGAGTTGATGGAATCGGACGAGACGTACCGCGAGATCGTGCTGTCTCAGCTCACCGAGCAGGAGGCGGCGTGA
- a CDS encoding helix-turn-helix transcriptional regulator → MTTPTFVAVGAYSAPRGRHAAPHRYAAWKVTLYRSGHIDALIDGAPYQVGPGTILTIPPHLDHAEVAHTAYSNYYLLLDAQPDLPWPRIAADSGNERLGSALAALVNESSTLDEHSPTMVDSLVNVVDVTLRRLAAGRTPSRARTIVNAVEQLLEERYGSRCLVADLAREVGVSTSTLRAMYGTELGRSPQARLREIRLHHAVELLQTSNLTLAAVATRCGYHSASHLTRHLKQALGRTPGAVRES, encoded by the coding sequence ATGACTACTCCGACGTTCGTCGCGGTCGGCGCCTACAGCGCGCCGCGGGGACGGCACGCCGCGCCGCACCGGTACGCGGCGTGGAAGGTCACGCTCTACCGGTCGGGTCACATCGACGCGCTGATCGACGGGGCGCCGTACCAGGTCGGGCCGGGCACGATCCTCACCATCCCGCCGCACCTCGACCACGCCGAGGTCGCGCACACCGCCTACTCCAACTACTACCTGCTGCTCGACGCCCAGCCGGACCTGCCCTGGCCGCGGATCGCCGCCGACTCCGGCAACGAGCGGCTCGGCAGCGCGCTCGCGGCGCTGGTGAACGAGAGCTCGACCCTCGACGAGCACTCCCCAACCATGGTCGACTCGCTCGTGAACGTCGTCGACGTCACGCTCCGTCGCCTCGCCGCCGGTCGTACGCCGTCGCGTGCCCGGACGATCGTGAACGCGGTCGAGCAGCTGCTCGAGGAGCGGTACGGCTCGCGCTGCCTGGTGGCTGACCTGGCTCGGGAGGTCGGCGTCTCGACCTCGACGCTGCGGGCGATGTACGGCACCGAGCTCGGCCGGTCGCCGCAGGCACGGCTGCGCGAGATCCGGCTCCATCACGCGGTCGAGCTGCTGCAGACCTCCAACCTGACGCTCGCGGCCGTCGCCACGCGCTGTGGCTACCACTCGGCGAGCCACCTGACCCGGCACCTCAAGCAGGCGCTGGGTCGTACGCCTGGCGCGGTCCGCGAGTCCTAG
- a CDS encoding phytanoyl-CoA dioxygenase family protein produces MSTQTLTVLEALGATPAKALTPEQLAKLDADGYLSLGRLLDDEALAVLRTRTDELQHLEGGAAGIEAGQQVGATMVADLFNKGAMFLPLFTQPQVLAAAAHVVGELRVNSLNMRSALPGQGNQALHPDWASAVKDGDFHICNSMWMLDDFTAANGATRVVPGSHRWERMPSDDLDDLLAPHPDQVLVEAPAGTVVIFNSHLWHGGTLNTTDQPRRGLTLSYVRRDEPQQTNQLEHIRKLVWDRLSPEERYLLDV; encoded by the coding sequence ATGTCGACACAGACCTTGACCGTTCTGGAAGCGCTGGGCGCCACCCCAGCGAAGGCCCTCACGCCCGAGCAGCTGGCGAAGCTCGACGCCGACGGCTATCTGTCCCTGGGCCGCCTGCTCGACGACGAGGCGCTGGCCGTCCTTCGTACGCGGACCGACGAGCTCCAGCACCTGGAGGGTGGGGCCGCCGGCATCGAGGCCGGGCAGCAGGTGGGCGCGACGATGGTGGCGGACCTGTTCAACAAGGGCGCGATGTTCCTGCCGCTGTTCACCCAACCGCAGGTGCTGGCCGCCGCGGCCCACGTCGTCGGCGAGCTGCGGGTGAACTCGTTGAACATGCGGTCCGCCCTTCCTGGACAGGGAAATCAGGCGCTCCACCCGGACTGGGCCAGCGCCGTGAAGGACGGCGACTTCCACATCTGCAACTCGATGTGGATGCTCGACGACTTCACCGCGGCGAACGGGGCGACGCGGGTCGTTCCGGGGTCGCATCGCTGGGAACGCATGCCGAGCGACGACCTGGACGACCTGTTGGCGCCGCACCCGGACCAGGTCCTGGTGGAGGCGCCCGCGGGAACGGTGGTGATCTTCAACAGTCACCTCTGGCATGGCGGCACGCTGAACACCACCGACCAGCCGCGCCGTGGCCTGACGCTCTCCTACGTCCGGCGCGACGAGCCGCAGCAGACCAACCAGTTGGAGCACATCCGCAAGCTCGTCTGGGACCGGCTGAGCCCCGAAGAGCGTTACCTGCTTGACGTGTGA
- a CDS encoding alpha-galactosidase D produces the protein MRNLRHLGTLSAVAALVVGGLGVAQGSDGPHGPAPKQTQQETNSEANVVTAQPATEEPPPYRGWSSWSMQSSNYPGLNPRGSASWLHEANLLAQARVMSKHLKKFGYEYINIDSGWSATWDWHGQFDANGRATPDKERFPRGMKYVADELHKLGLKAGIYLPVGLDKGAYEKGDLPIANAPDCSLYDIVYDDKRSTNGWDSAYKIDFSKPCAQAYIDSQAQIIADWGYDFLKLDGVGPGSFKQGPNYDNRADVEAWHKAIAKTGRTMHFQVSWSLERSAIDTWQQFSDSWRLDTDVECYCDTLVTWHGSVSNRFYDVPSWVQHSGRGGWNNLDTINVAVGAMDGLTTDERRAYMTLWSISAAPLYAGDDLTRIDKLGWELLTNKEVLAINEAGRAASPVTPKVPQQVWRVQNADGSYTVALFNLDKHPAIVEANWSTLGFTGSAQVRDIWSGKNLGTHDDSWFAKLPAHGTRLLNVKPTRAATSYEAEAAGNTLTGSAKVNGCEGCAGGLKVGDLGEGASVVLQGIHVAKAGTYDVTVSYTDGSDGRQIGIGVNGGAVQKVTLGGGGDDLWDRVHATTYRLALKKGANTITFANLGGYGPDIDRVTVQAR, from the coding sequence ATGCGGAATCTGAGGCATCTCGGAACGTTGTCCGCCGTCGCGGCACTCGTTGTCGGCGGCTTAGGCGTCGCGCAGGGATCGGACGGTCCCCACGGGCCGGCCCCGAAGCAGACGCAGCAGGAGACCAACAGCGAAGCGAACGTCGTCACCGCACAACCAGCGACCGAAGAGCCGCCGCCGTACCGAGGCTGGAGCAGCTGGAGCATGCAGTCCAGCAACTATCCCGGCCTCAACCCCCGCGGCAGCGCGAGCTGGCTGCACGAGGCGAACCTGCTCGCCCAGGCCCGCGTCATGTCCAAGCACCTCAAGAAGTTCGGCTACGAGTACATCAACATCGACTCCGGCTGGTCCGCCACCTGGGACTGGCACGGCCAGTTCGACGCCAACGGCCGCGCCACCCCGGACAAGGAGCGCTTCCCACGCGGCATGAAGTACGTCGCCGACGAGCTCCACAAGCTCGGCCTCAAGGCCGGCATCTACCTCCCCGTCGGCCTCGACAAGGGTGCGTACGAGAAGGGCGACCTCCCCATCGCCAACGCCCCGGACTGCTCCCTCTACGACATCGTCTACGACGACAAGCGCAGCACCAACGGCTGGGACAGCGCCTACAAGATCGACTTCAGTAAGCCCTGCGCCCAGGCCTACATCGACTCCCAGGCACAGATCATCGCCGACTGGGGCTACGACTTCCTCAAGCTCGACGGCGTCGGCCCCGGCTCGTTCAAACAAGGCCCCAACTACGACAACCGCGCCGATGTCGAGGCCTGGCACAAGGCCATCGCCAAGACCGGACGCACGATGCACTTCCAGGTCTCCTGGTCGCTCGAACGTTCCGCCATCGACACCTGGCAACAGTTCTCCGACAGCTGGCGCCTGGACACCGACGTCGAGTGCTACTGCGACACGCTCGTCACCTGGCACGGCAGCGTCAGCAACCGCTTCTACGACGTACCCTCCTGGGTCCAGCACTCCGGCAGGGGCGGCTGGAACAACCTCGACACGATCAACGTCGCCGTCGGCGCGATGGACGGCCTCACCACGGACGAGCGCCGCGCGTACATGACGCTCTGGTCGATCAGCGCCGCACCGCTGTACGCCGGCGACGACCTCACCAGGATCGACAAGCTGGGCTGGGAACTCCTGACCAACAAGGAAGTTCTCGCGATCAACGAAGCCGGCAGAGCCGCGAGCCCGGTCACGCCGAAGGTCCCGCAGCAGGTCTGGCGGGTCCAGAACGCCGACGGCAGCTACACGGTCGCACTGTTCAACCTCGACAAGCACCCCGCGATCGTCGAGGCGAACTGGTCCACGCTCGGCTTCACCGGCAGCGCGCAGGTCCGCGACATCTGGTCGGGCAAGAACCTCGGCACGCACGACGACAGCTGGTTCGCCAAGCTCCCCGCGCACGGCACTCGCCTGCTGAACGTCAAGCCGACGCGCGCCGCGACGTCGTACGAAGCCGAGGCGGCAGGCAACACGCTGACTGGCTCCGCCAAGGTCAACGGCTGCGAAGGCTGCGCCGGCGGGCTGAAGGTCGGTGACCTCGGCGAGGGCGCATCCGTTGTCCTGCAGGGAATCCACGTCGCCAAGGCCGGAACGTACGACGTGACCGTCTCCTACACCGACGGCTCCGACGGCCGCCAGATCGGCATCGGTGTCAACGGCGGAGCCGTCCAGAAGGTGACGCTCGGCGGTGGCGGCGACGACCTCTGGGATCGGGTCCACGCCACGACGTACCGGCTCGCTCTGAAGAAGGGCGCGAACACGATCACGTTCGCGAACCTGGGCGGCTACGGCCCGGACATCGACCGGGTCACGGTCCAGGCCAGGTAG
- a CDS encoding DUF4352 domain-containing protein — protein sequence MTSQRGRVIVLAVIAVGLIVAVVVAVLNSRDAPPTAGPSPSPSLSLSPAPTPPPTSAAPSPAEPTPTPNRTTPAAEPPPSPRPVPARTVRTEEPARDGALTFTVTGVEEGGTTFGKRKAKGRYVLVRLVVTNGGSEAVQFADTNQRGYDASGTAYTPDTEAAIARAGDGAYLTDLNPGTKIDGILVFDVPQGVDLTDLELHDRPGSPGIAVHL from the coding sequence ATGACCTCCCAGAGGGGCCGAGTGATCGTGCTCGCCGTCATCGCCGTCGGCCTGATCGTTGCTGTCGTGGTCGCTGTGCTGAACAGCCGTGACGCGCCGCCGACCGCGGGCCCTTCGCCCTCGCCCTCGCTGTCGCTCTCGCCGGCGCCCACCCCGCCGCCGACCTCGGCTGCGCCTTCGCCTGCTGAACCGACGCCGACCCCCAACAGGACCACGCCCGCCGCCGAGCCGCCGCCGAGCCCGCGCCCCGTACCGGCCCGCACCGTACGGACGGAGGAACCAGCGCGCGACGGCGCGCTGACATTCACCGTGACCGGCGTGGAGGAGGGCGGCACCACGTTCGGCAAGCGAAAGGCGAAGGGACGCTACGTGCTCGTGCGCCTCGTGGTGACGAACGGAGGCAGCGAGGCGGTCCAGTTCGCCGACACCAACCAGCGCGGCTACGACGCGTCGGGAACCGCGTACACGCCCGACACCGAAGCCGCCATCGCCCGGGCCGGCGACGGCGCGTACCTTACCGACCTCAACCCCGGCACCAAGATCGACGGCATCCTCGTCTTCGACGTCCCCCAGGGAGTCGACCTCACCGACCTCGAGCTCCACGACCGCCCCGGCTCCCCCGGCATCGCGGTCCACCTCTGA
- a CDS encoding DUF2332 domain-containing protein, which yields MTTAELYATFAAQEARGVSPTYERLSLAVAQSDELLALLETLPEGKRQPNLLYGVVRFLRGPVDEPDAFVDYAVTHWPTVSGEMRVRATQTNEAGRCTALLPVLAKLPQPLALLEVGASAGLCLYPDQYGYRYGDHVVGTGTPVLECDASGLVPPTTLPKVVWRGGLDLNPLDVTSADDVAWLEALIWPEHTHRRARFVAAAKVAAADPPRLVRGDLVDDLPALAAEAPSDATLVVFHTSVLYQVPPDRRRAFADVVRDLDCHWIANEAADVLPYDNLPDPPNEALHNLLALDGTPLAWGRSHGQSLVWFG from the coding sequence GTGACGACTGCGGAGCTGTACGCCACGTTCGCCGCTCAGGAGGCGCGCGGCGTCTCGCCCACGTACGAACGGCTGTCTCTCGCCGTCGCTCAATCCGACGAGCTGCTCGCCCTGCTCGAGACGCTCCCCGAGGGCAAGCGGCAGCCGAATCTGCTGTACGGCGTCGTCCGGTTCCTCCGTGGCCCGGTCGACGAACCAGATGCCTTCGTCGACTACGCGGTCACGCACTGGCCGACGGTCTCCGGCGAGATGCGCGTACGGGCGACGCAGACGAACGAGGCCGGCCGCTGCACCGCGCTGCTGCCGGTCCTCGCCAAATTGCCGCAGCCGCTCGCGCTGCTCGAGGTCGGCGCGAGTGCCGGCCTCTGCCTGTACCCGGACCAGTACGGCTACCGCTACGGCGACCACGTCGTCGGCACGGGGACGCCGGTCCTCGAGTGCGACGCCTCGGGGCTCGTTCCGCCGACCACACTGCCCAAGGTCGTCTGGCGCGGCGGCCTCGACCTCAACCCGCTCGACGTGACCTCGGCCGACGACGTCGCCTGGCTCGAGGCGCTCATCTGGCCCGAGCACACCCACCGCCGCGCCCGCTTCGTTGCCGCCGCCAAGGTCGCGGCAGCCGATCCGCCCAGGCTGGTCCGCGGCGACCTGGTCGACGACCTGCCCGCCCTCGCCGCCGAGGCCCCGTCCGACGCGACGCTGGTGGTGTTCCACACCTCGGTGCTGTATCAGGTCCCGCCGGACCGCCGCCGCGCGTTCGCCGACGTCGTACGCGACCTCGACTGCCACTGGATCGCGAACGAGGCCGCCGACGTCCTCCCGTACGACAACCTCCCCGACCCGCCGAACGAGGCGCTCCACAACCTGCTCGCCCTCGACGGCACCCCACTCGCCTGGGGCCGCTCGCACGGCCAGTCGCTCGTCTGGTTCGGCTAG
- a CDS encoding carboxymuconolactone decarboxylase family protein — protein MTPEQTPAQRLVGDFAPKLAELTDDVLFGDVWARSELSPRDRSLVTCAALVTNGSTEQLRSHLVLGKRNGLTETELKEAIIHLAFYAGWPRAMSAMLVAKEVFAADSR, from the coding sequence ATGACTCCGGAACAGACCCCTGCGCAGCGGCTGGTCGGCGACTTCGCCCCGAAGCTGGCCGAGCTGACCGACGACGTGCTGTTCGGTGACGTCTGGGCCCGCTCCGAGCTCAGCCCCCGCGACCGCAGCCTCGTCACATGCGCGGCCCTCGTCACCAACGGGAGTACCGAACAGCTGCGCAGCCACCTCGTCCTCGGCAAGCGGAACGGACTCACCGAGACCGAGCTCAAAGAGGCGATCATCCACCTCGCCTTCTACGCCGGCTGGCCCCGCGCCATGTCCGCGATGCTCGTCGCCAAGGAAGTCTTCGCCGCCGATTCCCGCTGA
- a CDS encoding helix-turn-helix transcriptional regulator, translating into MATIDLRAEIREFLSSRRARITPDQAGLPAYGGNRRVQGLRREEVALLAGVSVDYYVRMERGSLAGASDSVLDALASALQLDEAERDHLFALARQSGGPSRRRTATATVRPALQQVVDAIGDAPAWIRNGRHDILAMNPLARALYAPVLADPRRPANTTRFIYLDPAAPEFFVDYDKVAKDAAAMLRLEAGRNPHDKALIELVGELSTQSTLFRERWASQDVRFHRSGHKRLRHPVVGELSLDFEAMELPSAPGLQLNVYTAPAGSPAADALKLLASWAASQDQLATEDVSS; encoded by the coding sequence ATGGCCACCATCGACCTGCGCGCGGAGATTCGCGAGTTCCTCAGCTCGCGGCGTGCCCGCATCACCCCTGATCAGGCGGGCCTCCCCGCGTACGGCGGGAACCGCCGCGTCCAGGGGCTGCGGCGCGAGGAGGTCGCCCTGCTCGCCGGGGTGTCGGTCGACTACTACGTACGGATGGAACGCGGCAGCCTCGCCGGCGCCTCCGACAGCGTGCTCGATGCGCTGGCGTCCGCGCTGCAGCTGGACGAGGCCGAGCGCGACCACCTGTTCGCCCTGGCGCGACAGTCCGGCGGCCCAAGCCGGCGCCGTACGGCCACGGCGACTGTCCGCCCGGCGCTCCAGCAGGTGGTCGACGCGATCGGCGACGCACCCGCCTGGATCCGCAACGGCCGGCACGACATCCTCGCGATGAACCCGCTCGCCCGGGCGCTCTACGCACCTGTCCTCGCCGACCCGCGGCGCCCTGCCAACACCACGCGCTTCATCTACCTCGATCCGGCCGCGCCGGAGTTCTTCGTGGACTACGACAAGGTCGCGAAGGACGCCGCCGCGATGCTGCGTCTCGAGGCCGGGCGCAACCCGCACGACAAGGCGCTCATCGAGCTGGTCGGCGAGCTGTCGACACAGAGCACCTTGTTCCGCGAACGGTGGGCATCGCAGGACGTACGTTTCCACCGCAGCGGGCACAAGCGGCTGCGCCATCCGGTGGTCGGGGAGCTGTCCCTCGACTTCGAGGCGATGGAGCTCCCGTCGGCGCCCGGCCTCCAGCTGAACGTCTACACAGCGCCGGCCGGCAGCCCCGCCGCCGACGCCCTGAAGCTGCTCGCCTCCTGGGCTGCGTCCCAGGACCAGCTCGCTACCGAGGACGTCTCGTCATGA
- a CDS encoding aldo/keto reductase produces MNLTLNNGVRMPILGFGVFQVPDEQTEQVVTDALAAGYRSIDTAASYGNEEAVGRAIASSGIPRDELFVTTKLWIQHTGVDTAKREFDKSLRNLGLDYLDLYLIHQPLGDYYSSWHAMQELYGEGLIRAIGVSNFHPDRLVDLITHNDVVPAVNQVETHPFFQRAADQQLMREHGVQIESWGPFAEGRNDLFTNPTLTEIGKAHGKSVAQVVLRWLIQRDVAVIPKSVRPDRMAENLDVFDFDLTADELARIAALDTGSSLFFDHRDPAMVTWLGGRRVD; encoded by the coding sequence ATGAACCTGACGCTCAACAACGGTGTGCGGATGCCGATCCTCGGCTTCGGCGTCTTCCAGGTGCCCGACGAGCAGACCGAGCAGGTCGTCACCGACGCGCTCGCCGCCGGCTACCGGTCGATCGACACCGCCGCCTCGTACGGCAACGAGGAAGCCGTCGGCCGCGCGATCGCCAGCAGCGGCATCCCGCGCGACGAGCTGTTCGTCACCACCAAGCTGTGGATCCAGCACACCGGCGTGGACACCGCCAAGCGCGAGTTCGACAAGTCACTGCGGAACCTCGGCTTGGACTACCTCGATCTGTACCTCATCCACCAGCCGCTCGGCGACTATTACAGCTCCTGGCACGCGATGCAGGAGCTGTACGGCGAGGGCTTGATCAGGGCGATCGGAGTGTCCAACTTCCATCCCGACCGGCTCGTCGACCTCATCACGCACAACGACGTCGTGCCGGCGGTCAACCAGGTCGAGACGCACCCGTTCTTCCAGCGTGCCGCTGACCAGCAGCTCATGCGCGAGCACGGCGTGCAGATCGAATCGTGGGGACCGTTCGCCGAGGGTCGGAACGACCTGTTCACCAACCCCACGCTGACGGAGATCGGGAAGGCCCACGGCAAGTCCGTCGCCCAGGTCGTCCTGCGCTGGCTGATCCAGCGCGACGTCGCGGTCATCCCGAAGTCCGTCCGACCCGACCGGATGGCCGAGAACCTCGACGTCTTCGACTTCGACCTCACCGCCGACGAGCTTGCCCGGATCGCCGCCCTCGACACCGGCTCGAGCCTGTTCTTCGACCACCGCGACCCCGCCATGGTCACCTGGCTCGGCGGCCGTCGCGTGGACTGA
- a CDS encoding aldo/keto reductase, whose amino-acid sequence MDTRTLGGLNVSALGFGCMGLSHGYGAAVDDRDGVALIRAAVDRGVTFFDTAQVYGPFTNEQLVGRALAPVRDQVVIATKFGFGYDGARSTGLNSKPEHLRATVEDSLRRLGVERIDLLYQHRVDPDVPIEEVAGAVKELIADGKVGHFGLSEAGVDVIRRAHAVQPVAALQSEYSLWWREPEAQILPTLIELGIGFVPFSPLGKGFLTGAISSTTTFSDNDVRNNLPRFTEQARTDNQAIVDRLSAIAARTNATNAQLALAWLLAQHPSIVPIPGTTKLPRLEENLAAAEVRLAAGELAELTQASDQVDYQGDRYPEHMQRWINR is encoded by the coding sequence GTGGACACTCGCACTCTCGGCGGACTGAACGTTTCCGCGCTCGGCTTCGGCTGCATGGGACTCAGCCACGGGTACGGCGCCGCGGTGGATGACCGGGACGGTGTCGCGCTCATTCGCGCTGCCGTCGACCGCGGCGTCACGTTCTTCGACACCGCGCAGGTCTACGGGCCGTTCACCAACGAGCAGCTCGTCGGACGAGCGCTGGCGCCGGTCCGCGACCAGGTCGTCATCGCGACCAAGTTCGGCTTCGGGTACGACGGTGCCCGCTCCACTGGCTTGAACAGCAAGCCGGAGCACCTCAGGGCCACCGTCGAGGACTCCCTTCGCAGGCTCGGCGTGGAGCGCATCGACCTGCTCTACCAACACCGCGTCGACCCCGACGTGCCGATCGAAGAGGTCGCTGGTGCGGTGAAGGAACTGATCGCCGACGGGAAGGTCGGACACTTCGGGCTGTCCGAGGCCGGCGTCGACGTCATCCGCCGCGCCCACGCCGTCCAGCCGGTCGCCGCACTGCAGAGCGAGTACTCCCTGTGGTGGCGTGAGCCCGAAGCCCAGATCCTGCCCACGCTGATCGAGCTGGGCATCGGCTTCGTGCCGTTCAGCCCACTGGGCAAGGGATTCCTCACCGGCGCGATCAGCAGCACCACGACGTTCAGCGACAACGACGTACGCAACAACCTGCCGCGCTTCACCGAGCAGGCCCGCACCGACAACCAGGCCATCGTCGATCGACTGTCAGCCATCGCCGCCCGGACGAACGCGACCAACGCCCAGCTCGCCCTCGCCTGGCTGCTCGCCCAGCACCCGTCGATCGTGCCCATCCCCGGCACCACGAAGCTCCCCCGACTCGAGGAGAACCTCGCGGCCGCTGAGGTCCGCCTCGCCGCTGGGGAGCTCGCCGAGCTCACCCAAGCCTCCGACCAGGTCGACTACCAGGGCGACCGCTACCCCGAGCACATGCAACGGTGGATCAACCGCTGA
- a CDS encoding pyridoxamine 5'-phosphate oxidase family protein encodes MSATMSAEKIAEIMARPYAQQLLESQIPARIAYTGLDGAPRVVPVGYEWDGTHLTFASVMGSAKNEALRANPQVAITIDTEDYPPKTLLLRGTAEVEIVDGVPDVYVRASTRRLPEDQHQPWEENVRALFDQMAVVTITLTWARLIDFETTLPKAVEDLARARREGVSG; translated from the coding sequence ATGTCCGCAACGATGAGCGCCGAGAAGATCGCCGAGATCATGGCGAGGCCGTACGCCCAGCAACTGCTGGAGTCCCAGATCCCCGCGCGGATCGCGTACACCGGACTCGACGGGGCGCCGCGGGTCGTACCGGTCGGGTACGAGTGGGACGGCACCCACCTCACATTCGCCTCCGTCATGGGCTCGGCCAAGAACGAGGCGCTGCGCGCGAACCCGCAGGTCGCGATCACCATCGACACCGAGGACTACCCGCCGAAGACGCTGCTGCTCCGCGGCACCGCCGAGGTGGAGATCGTCGACGGGGTGCCCGACGTCTACGTCCGGGCCTCGACCCGGCGACTGCCCGAGGATCAGCACCAGCCCTGGGAGGAGAACGTGCGCGCGCTGTTCGACCAGATGGCGGTGGTCACGATCACGCTGACCTGGGCTCGGCTGATCGACTTCGAGACCACCCTCCCCAAGGCCGTCGAGGACCTCGCCCGCGCCCGCCGTGAAGGGGTCAGCGGTTGA
- a CDS encoding ArsR/SmtB family transcription factor codes for MSDAIDDDLWSAVGDPTRRRMLDLLLADGGGTATTLSDKLPVTRQAVAKHLGVLDRVGLVHGTPSGRERRYDVDETQLARAVAQLSAVGSTWNNRLHRIKRMAEAIQRHRQS; via the coding sequence ATGAGCGACGCCATCGACGACGACCTCTGGTCCGCGGTCGGCGATCCGACCCGGCGCCGGATGCTCGACCTGCTGCTCGCCGATGGCGGCGGTACGGCGACCACGCTGAGCGACAAGCTGCCCGTCACGAGACAGGCGGTCGCCAAGCACCTCGGCGTACTCGACCGGGTCGGGCTCGTGCACGGCACGCCGTCCGGACGCGAACGCCGCTACGACGTCGACGAAACGCAGCTCGCCCGCGCTGTCGCGCAGCTGTCGGCGGTCGGCTCCACCTGGAACAACCGCCTGCACCGCATCAAGCGGATGGCCGAAGCGATCCAGCGCCACCGGCAGTCCTAG